One window of Papaver somniferum cultivar HN1 chromosome 9, ASM357369v1, whole genome shotgun sequence genomic DNA carries:
- the LOC113311101 gene encoding protein SMAX1-LIKE 3-like has translation MRAGSCTVQQALTTDAATVVKQAVTLARRRGHAQVTPLHVANTMLASSTGLLRTACLQSHSHPLQCKALELCFNVALNRLPASTSSPMLGPHSHHPSLSNALVAAFKRAQAQQRRGSIENQQQPLLAVKVEIEQLIISILDDPSVSRVMREAGFSSTQVKSNVEQAVALEICSQSSPTTVSSKPKESNNNLLVLGNSVSQQSPPFGCHLGMKINKPRSLDQVRSEDVASVLETLISRRRRNTVIVGECLASAECVVKGVMDKVDTGDVPEAVRDIQFISFPLFSFGHLSKEEVEYKIGEVSSHLKSCMGRGAVLYLGDLKWAAEFTASSGDQVRKYYCPVEHMIMELGRLVCGNGDNGRICLMGIATFQTYMRCRLGHPSLETVWGLHPLTIPTGSLGLSLNSDSDLESSFRSKRIGDMSGWSLLESGVEKQLTCCADCSVKFHTEARTLLTNNHDSPTCSTTSSLPSWLQQYKEENKRVSSKDQESLQVSDLCKKWNSICSVVHKQNHPTHEKAITFSSIISPSSSTTISSFDQHYRNLHLAREATWPVVAEPKQPLRGHRYWISDNMEEEPNLRMYLSENPKPFLFSNSCPNTRPSSRASSSEAMEMEYCHKFKEVNAENLKTLCNTLEQKVPWQKDIIPEIASTILQCRSGMVRRKEKLEESKKKEDTWFFFQGVDNEGKEKIAREIASLVFGSQTNFISFGLSSFSSSTRADSTEDLRNKRTRDESSCSFLERLAEAIRCNPHRVFLVEDIEQVDYCSQLGIKRAIERGTIMNSNGDEICLNDAIIILSCEMFSSRSRACSPPVKQKSSESSDEEKDDNKCNEESPSACVSLDLNLSAEEDNFDDLTMDQSMDDIGLLEAVDRTIIFNLQEC, from the exons ATGAGAGCAGGAAGCTGTACAGTGCAACAAGCACTAACTACAGACGCTGCAACAGTTGTAAAACAAGCCGTAACTCTTGCCCGGAGACGAGGTCATGCTCAAGTTACTCCTCTTCATGTAGCAAACACCATGCTTGCCTCCTCTACTGGTCTTCTCCGTACGGCTTGTCTGCAGTCCCACTCCCATCCACTTCAGTGCAAAGCTCTTGAACTTTGCTTCAATGTTGCGCTCAACCGACTCCCAGCTTCAACTTCTAGCCCTATGTTAGGTCCCCACTCACACCACCCATCTCTTTCCAATGCGTTAGTGGCTGCTTTCAAACGCGCACAAGCTCAGCAACGTCGTGGTTCAATTGAAAACCAGCAACAACCACTCTTAGCTGTGAAAGTTGAGATTGAGCAACTTATTATTTCAATCTTAGATGACCCGAGTGTTAGTAGAGTCATGAGAGAAGCTGGTTTCTCAAGTACCCAAGTAAAAAGTAATGTTGAACAAGCTGTAGCCTTGGAGATTTGCTCTCAAAGTAGTCCTACAACTGTTAGTAGTAAACCCAAGGAAAGCAATAACAATCTTCTAGTTCTTGGAAATAGTGTTTcacaacaatctcctcctttcgGTTGTCATTTGGGAATGAAAATTAACAAACCTAGATCTTTGGATCAGGTAAGGAGTGAAGATGTTGCGAGTGTTTTGGAAACTTTGATAAGTAGAAGAAGGAGAAATACTGTGATCGTAGGAGAATGTCTTGCTAGTGCTGAATGTGTAGTTAAAGGAGTGATGGATAAAGTTGATACAGGTGATGTTCCTGAAGCTGTAAGAGATATCCAGTTTATAAGTTTTCCACTTTTCTCATTCGGgcatctttctaaagaagaagttGAATACAAAATTGGAGAAGTTAGCTCTCATTTAAAGAGTTGCATGGGAAGAGGAGCCGTTTTGTATTTAGGGGATCTTAAATGGGCTGCTGAATTTACAGCTAGTTCTGGTGATCAAGTAAGAAAGTATTATTGTCCTGTCGAACACATGATCATGGAACTTGGAAGATTGGTGTGTGGAAATGGTGATAATGGAAGGATATGTCTTATGGGTATTGCAACTTTTCAGACCTATATGAGATGTAGGTTAGGTCATCCTTCTTTAGAGACTGTTTGGGGTCTCCATCCTCTTACAATTCCAACTGGAAGTTTGGGTTTAAGTCTCAACTCTGACAG TGATTTAGAAAGTTCAtttagaagcaagagaattggAGATATGTCTGGTTGGTCTCTACTTGAAAGTGGAGTTGAAAAGCAGTTAACTTGTTGTGCCGACTGCTCGGTTAAGTTTCACACTGAAGCACGAACTTTATTAACAAATAATCATGACTCCCCTACTTGTTCTACCACCTCAAGCTTACCTTCATGGCTCCAACAGTACAAGGAAGAAAACAAAAGAGTTTCAAGCAAAGATCAG GAATCTCTCCAAGTAAGTGATTTATGCAAGAAATGGAATTCAATCTGTAGTGTAGTACACAAACAAAACCATCCAACTCATGAAAAAGCCATAACTTTTTCTTCCATTATATCTCCTTCATCATCTACTACTATTTCTTCTTTTGATCAACATTACCGAAACTTGCACCTAGCCCGTGAAGCAACTTGGCCAGTTGTGGCAGAACCAAAACAACCATTGCGCGGACATAGGTATTGGATATCTGATAACATGGAAGAAGAGCCAAATTTGAGAATGTATCTCTCTGAGAATCCAAAACCATTCCTATTTTCCAACTCATGTCCTAATACTAGACCAAGTTCTCGTGCTTCTTCTAGCGAAGCAATGGAGATGGAATACTGTCATAAGTTCAAAGAAGTCAATGCTGAGAATTTAAAGACTCTTTGCAATACATTAGAGCAAAAGGTTCCATGGCAGAAAGATATAATTCCTGAAATTGCAAGCACGATTCTTCAGTGTAGGTCTGGCATGGTAAGAAGAAAGGAAAAGTTAGAAGAGAGCAAGAAAAAAGAAGACACTTGGTTTTTCTTTCAAGGTGTTGACAATGAAGGTAAAGAAAAGATTGCTAGGGAAATTGCTAGTCTTGTTTTTGGTTCCCAAACCAATTTTATATCGTTTGGtcttagtagtttttcttcgTCAACAAGGGCCGATTCTACAGAGGATCTAAGAAACAAAAGAACTAGAGATGAATCGAGTTGTAGTTTTCTCGAGAGATTGGCTGAAGCAATTCGTTGTAATCCACATCGTGTTTTCTTAGTTGAAGATATAGAGCAAGTTGATTATTGTTCGCAGCTGGGTATTAAAAGAGCAATTGAAAGGGGAACAATAATGAACTCGAATGGTGACGAAATATGTCTAAACGATGCTATCATCATTTTAAGTTGTGAAATGTTTAGTTCGAGATCAAGAGCTTGTTCTCCTCCTGTGAAGCAGAAATCGAGTGAGTCATCTGACGAAGAGAAAGACGATAATAAATGCAATGAAGAAAGTCCTAGTGCATGTGTATCCTTAGACTTGAATTTATCAGCTGAAGAAGATAACTTTGATGATCTAACTATGGATCAATCTATGGATGATATCGGTCTTCTGGAAGCCGTTGACAGAACGATAATTTTCAATTTACAGGAATGCTAA